In Lotus japonicus ecotype B-129 chromosome 5, LjGifu_v1.2, one genomic interval encodes:
- the LOC130720899 gene encoding glutathione S-transferase L3-like, which produces MATVRPPPLTSTSDPPPLFDGTTRLYTNYNCPYAQRVWITRNYKGLQDKIQLVPIDLQNRPAWYKEKVYPENKVPSLEHNGKVLGESLDLIKYVDANFEGPSIFPNDPSKKEFGEELISQVDTFTRNLFTSLKGDAVQQTSPSFEFLENALGKFDDGPFLLGQFSWVDIAYIPFVERFHIVLAEVFKHDITEGRPKLAAWIEEVNKIDAYTQTRIDPKEIVDIFKSRFLPQQQ; this is translated from the exons ATGGCTACTGTTCGTCCTCCCCCGTTAACTTCCACCTCCGATCCTCCCCCACTTTTTGATGGAACCACCAG GTTGTACACCAATTATAATTGTCCCTATGCACAACGTGTGTGGATAACTAGGAACTACAAG GGGCTACAAGACAAGATTCAATTGGTTCCAATAGACCTTCAAAACAGGCCTGCTTGGTATAAGGAGAAAGTCTATCCAGAAAATAAG GTGCCATCCTTGGAGCACAATGGCAAGGTACTGGGAGAAAGTCTTGATTTGATCAAATATGTGGATGCCAACTTCGAAGGGCCGTCTATCTTTCCTAAT GATCCTTCCAAGAAAGAGTTCGGTGAGGAGTTGATATCCCAAGTTGATACATTCACCAGAAACCTGTTCACTTCATTGAAAGGGGATGCTGTACAACAAACCA GTCCTTCCTTTGAATTCTTGGAGAATGCTCTTGGTAAATTTGATGATGGGCCTTTCTTGCTTGGTCAATTCAGTTGG GTCGATATTGCCTATATTCCATTTGTTGAGCGATTCCACATTGTCCTTGCTGAGGTATTCAAGCATGACATCACCGAAGGAAGGCCTAAACTCGCAGCGTGGATTGAG GAGGTGAACAAGATTGATGCTTATACACAGACAAGAATCGATCCTAAGGAAATAGTTGATATTTTCAAGAGTCGTTTTCTG CCTCAACAACAGTGA
- the LOC130720491 gene encoding thylakoid membrane protein TERC, chloroplastic isoform X2, protein MLQVCAAVVFGIGVGFKEGYDKAAEFFAGYILEQSLSVDNLFVFVLIFKYFKVPMSYQSRVLSYGIAGAIVFRLTIILLGTATLQRFEAVNLLLAAILLYSSFKLFSSEEDESDLSDNFLVKTCQNLIPVTTSYDGNRFITNQGGVWKATPLLLTVAVIELSDIAFAVDSIPAVFGVTRDPFIVFSSNLFAILGLRSLYVIISEGMAELKYLQPSIAVVLGFIGFKMIVDYFGFHVSTEASLGFVASSLTIGVVLSLANKSD, encoded by the exons ATGCTTCAG GTGTGCGCTGCAGTGGTATTTGGTATTGGTGTGGGTTTTAAAGAGGGTTATGACAAGGCAGCCGAATTCTTTGCTGG ATACATATTGGAGCAAAGTCTTTCAGTGGATAATCTCTTTGTCTTTGTTCTTATATTCAAATACTTCAAAGTGCCTATGTCGTATCAG AGTCGTGTACTTTCCTATGGTATTGCTGGCGCAATAGTCTTTCGCCTGACAATAATACTCCTTGGAACAGCCACTCTCCAG AGGTTTGAGGCAGTCAACCTTCTATTGGCTGCAATATTACTCTACTCGTCATTTAAG CTATTTTCCAGTGAAGAAGATGAGTCGGACTTATCGGATAACTTTCTGGTGAAGACATGCCAAAATTTGATCCCTGTAACAA CATCTTATGATGGAAACCGGTTCATAACAAATCAGGGTGGGGTATGGAAA GCCACCCCTTTGCTTCTTACAGTAGCCGTAATTGAGCTCAGTGACATTGCATTTGCA GTTGACTCAATACCTGCAGTTTTTGGTGTAACACGGGATCCATTCATAGTCTTTAGTTCTAATCTTTTTGCCATTTTGG GTTTAAGGTCACTTTACGTGATAATTTCTGAAGGTATGGCAGAATTGAAGTACTTACAG CCATCCATCGCTGTTGTTCTGGGATTCATTGGGTTTAAGATGATCGTCGACTATTTTG GATTCCATGTCTCAACGGAGGCATCTCTTGGTTTTGTAGCCTCAAGTCTTACCATCGGAGTCGTATTAAGTCTGGCAAACAAATCTGACTAG
- the LOC130720491 gene encoding thylakoid membrane protein TERC, chloroplastic isoform X1, which yields MGLASVVHNCVQFPFNFDHRFHRVSHSPSKCSQLHFVHHPISTFCSVYHHRRPHRVPVQFFRRIFQNASEVKKICAKPNDGNNDLETSRTQTSVETYNSSIRTVALWVCAAVVFGIGVGFKEGYDKAAEFFAGYILEQSLSVDNLFVFVLIFKYFKVPMSYQSRVLSYGIAGAIVFRLTIILLGTATLQRFEAVNLLLAAILLYSSFKLFSSEEDESDLSDNFLVKTCQNLIPVTTSYDGNRFITNQGGVWKATPLLLTVAVIELSDIAFAVDSIPAVFGVTRDPFIVFSSNLFAILGLRSLYVIISEGMAELKYLQPSIAVVLGFIGFKMIVDYFGFHVSTEASLGFVASSLTIGVVLSLANKSD from the exons ATGGGATTGGCTTCTGTTGTTCACAATTGCGTTCAATTTCCATTCAACTTCGATCACCGCTTCCACAGGGTTTCACACTCACCTTCCAAATGCTCTCAGCTTCATTTTGTTCACCACCCCATCTCTACCTTTTGCTCCG TGTATCATCATCGTCGTCCTCACCGTGTTCCGGTTCAATTCTTCAGACGAATTTTCCAGAATGCTTCAG AAGTAAAGAAGATTTGTGCTAAACCAAATGATGGCAATAACGACCTTGAGACATCTCGTACTCAGACATCAGTTGAAACTTACAACTCTTCTATTAGAACTGTAGCCTTATGG GTGTGCGCTGCAGTGGTATTTGGTATTGGTGTGGGTTTTAAAGAGGGTTATGACAAGGCAGCCGAATTCTTTGCTGG ATACATATTGGAGCAAAGTCTTTCAGTGGATAATCTCTTTGTCTTTGTTCTTATATTCAAATACTTCAAAGTGCCTATGTCGTATCAG AGTCGTGTACTTTCCTATGGTATTGCTGGCGCAATAGTCTTTCGCCTGACAATAATACTCCTTGGAACAGCCACTCTCCAG AGGTTTGAGGCAGTCAACCTTCTATTGGCTGCAATATTACTCTACTCGTCATTTAAG CTATTTTCCAGTGAAGAAGATGAGTCGGACTTATCGGATAACTTTCTGGTGAAGACATGCCAAAATTTGATCCCTGTAACAA CATCTTATGATGGAAACCGGTTCATAACAAATCAGGGTGGGGTATGGAAA GCCACCCCTTTGCTTCTTACAGTAGCCGTAATTGAGCTCAGTGACATTGCATTTGCA GTTGACTCAATACCTGCAGTTTTTGGTGTAACACGGGATCCATTCATAGTCTTTAGTTCTAATCTTTTTGCCATTTTGG GTTTAAGGTCACTTTACGTGATAATTTCTGAAGGTATGGCAGAATTGAAGTACTTACAG CCATCCATCGCTGTTGTTCTGGGATTCATTGGGTTTAAGATGATCGTCGACTATTTTG GATTCCATGTCTCAACGGAGGCATCTCTTGGTTTTGTAGCCTCAAGTCTTACCATCGGAGTCGTATTAAGTCTGGCAAACAAATCTGACTAG